ctcgctatatgtgacttgacattacccatagtcataagattcagttcaaggatgtagttgataaaggatcgtattataccgtaactaatacggaagggttaacgacagaatcaacctgtcttcttaacggactctgggggaatgattacagacttgccaataacatactctgtacatcattccgttatgcaagggattaaatataattcttgaagaaattaatttaataggttgcatacggccagaagtagtaaggacctaatggatcacacataagacttggaaccaaaagagagatggatatgattaatagatggaagcccaattgagcccagtaaggcccaaatacaaggagggggccgaaatttgtatgtattagtaagggattgattttattccattaatcctaatttgattaggattttgaattaaattaattaagagataatttaattgggagttttaattagattaatattctcctattattatccaattaggttatttattattatcctaaatatattagatatatagtgagataataattaggaatcctttttcgaattggattcctattaagtaacatattcctatctaactagggtttagatacaagctaatatatatacccctccctatagtgaatttcgactaagccctaagcctccccacttgtgattttcgaaattgcttatggagagagagaaaagaattctattccccaagttcgtggacaagaattcatacggcattccatagattgattaatcttattcatccctctttctcattgatcttgtgttggttaattagaggcaatctattttggttgcatctcataagggttgattttatcttaacctcaccgtattctactttgcggttggaacctcggagaagaattgtgggcgcttctttaacaacggtagattgttcatcgaaaggtactTGTGACAATATTTTAAATCTGTTACACTTCAAATTTggagattattattattaatgattTGTTCATCTATCTCTTCACTTTCTATAGTATTTCACCTCAATCCGAGTTTGTATGAGAGAGTTACGattaaaatacgaaaatgtTTCAAATCTTCCAACAATGTGAACAAGGGACTTTGCACTTACAGTAGCCATCTTGACAAGATGCTTTTACACCTCGACCAGAAGTAGGGACCTAAGTGAATAAACTTCACTCCATCTAGACGAGATGAGCTGTTCCAAAACTAAAATGGCTCTATTTCACTTCCGAGTTCTCATCTTAACCCCCGACTTTGATTATTTGTGacaaaaccttgtgaaaataccttaaaacacaaaaatgacttagatacataaaataatGAAAGTATATGAAAACTATCATTAAATCTTATTAAAATGGTACGAAATAAATAGTGATTAAGTACgaaaaatgttataaattataacgatAACACTTAAATCTAAGGAAATTGTTTTTATCTTTTCTATTCAAGTGGcattttttctattattataaCACTTGGAAAGATTCACTAATTATCATAAGTTCAACATGAATCTCATGGATAATGAAATGTAATTCCTAAACCACACTTACAATATTTATGGAATCTACCATTTTAAACTTAAGGAATTCCAAAACTAAAAATTTCTTAGAACTTGCATCCTTTAATTTATACTTATGGTCCAGATGTTCTCATAgttcttttattgttttcttgatatGAGAAACAATATAGAATGCATCAGAAAAGTCGTTTAATATGTAATTATGATAAAAAGAAGTTAAAATGCTTCCATGTTTCCATTACATTGAAGGCGATAGCAATATCTACCCCAGAACTTAGCCAAATTAAGCATATGCAagtaaaataacattttttgttGCCACGTTTTAAAATTCACATTGGTGAGTTCTTTAGGCATTTCATTGCGGCTTACTGATGTTGCCATTGGTAGAGATAGGTGTGGACCCACAGTAGTGACCGTGTTCTAACTAGTATGTGAATAAGACACGTTCTTTGAAGCAAATCTATCTCCAATATGAGTATCAACTATTTAATAAAATTCGAAACAAAGttggaataaaaaaatataatatgtttaaataaaatagaaacgaaaaaataaacaaaaataaaattgtttacTTATATTTTAGCCAATTAGTCCGATttaatttttcctttcaacatcCTTGGTTCAAAATTAATATGTTCGTCAAAGTAATTTAGTCAAAGTGTTCTTATATGTCTTACTGAAAGATTATGTATGCCTTAATATTTAGCAATATAAGTCAGTaggaacaaaataataataatattatattgaagaatagaaaaaataaaattacaataaactGGATGTAATAAACCTTTCTAGTGAATCAAATGAACACAAGAAGAAGATTTTGAGGCCACATGAAATCAATCTCGTTAAGTCAGATTTTGCCATAATCGACAATCATCCCCCATCATGCAAAAAAAAGTGTGAGTCGAACTCTAAACATGTGTGTCGAATTATTACCAGAAAACCAAAAAATCGGATTAATTAATCGAAACAGAATTTCGGAGAGTTGAACAAAATTTGCAGAGGAAAATTTATAGATGGACTGTGTGTTTCGAAGAAGGGAAAAATCACTCTTATGGGCAGACTATTGGAACGTTTTTCTCCCTCGATTAATTCAAGAACTAATTTACTTAACAAAATTCAAACATACCTAATTAacttaatgaattattaatctTACTAAacaattgacaaaaaaaaattaattggatcCAATTTTTCTCATTTTACTAGTAATTATTTAACCACCTCTATATTAATGggttaatataaatattaaaataatatacttGTTCAAACGAAAGCTAACTCAAATTAAAATTACTGAATTCATATCTCTTTTAGATTTGTAGTCAGGCTTTCTTActaaaaatattgtcttttcTAGATTTCATATAATCCCAATTTTGTCATTTTTCATTTAATTGTTCACTCAATCAATTACATTGACCACTTTCCTCTTAATATAAATAAGTATCATCATCCTTTATGAATTCAAACATATCAACTACCCCAATTAATATCACACAAAAATCCTGAGCTTAGAAATGAGAAACACAAAAACTCCAATGTGTGTGATTATAGCAACATTGTTAATGGTTGGAGCCTTGATTTTGAAGGATCAAAAAGGTTTCAGCTGAATGTTCAAGCAGTATTCCTCCATTAATAACTCATTGTGCTAACTTTATGAATAAAGATGGTCCAAAAATACCTCCATCTAAAGATTGTTGTGAAGTATTGAGATCTGTTGATATACCTTGTGTTTGCAAGTATGTAAACCCAAAAGTGGAAGCTATAATTAGCATGGAGAAAGGTACTTATGTAGCTCGGACTTGCAGTCTTAAAGTTGAACGTGGAATGAAATGTGGAAGTAAGTTTGCTCTTTTGCCATGTAATATATAACacatatattaacatatatcttatacttattttaaattttttttttcaggttATACTGTTCCTGCTTCAGCATGAAGAGTagtttaattgtaataaaagaGAATGGCATGCTCTGTTCTAtatatttatgaatgaatgattCTTGAGTTGatatggaatttttttttggttggaTTTGGGTTGGATTTGATCTGTTGACTCAAAAatgatacaacaacaacaataacaacaaagccttagtcccgaaatgattcggggtcggctaacatgaaccatcatataaaaccgtgaaaatcaagtcgtgtcagcgacacagattcgctccctccactccgtcctatccactaccatattttcctcaattcccaataaactcatatcactctcgatcaccctcctccaagtttgcttaggtcttcccctacccctcaccactacatccctttgccactcttcggttctcctaaccggcgcatcaagcgctctacgtctcacatggccaaaccaccttagtcggttttctctcattttattctcaatagatgtaacacctacttttgtcctaattatttcattacgcacccggtcctttctcgtgtgaccacacatccatctcaacatacgcatctccgccaccgacatcttatggatgtggcagtgtttcactgcccaacactccgtaccatataacaatgctggtctaattgccttccggtagaattttcccttcaatctattaggcatgccgggatcacaaaggaaacccgtagcactcttccacttcgaccaaccagctttaatcctatgggcaacatctccatctacttctccatccgtttggataatagatcctaaataccggaagcaatccgaggcctgaacaactctcccatctagggtgattgtccctgcctccctactcctacggccgctaaacttacactccaaatattctgtcttacttcgactcaacttaaagcctctagattctagagtttgcctccatagttccaacttcatctccactccttctttcgtctcatcaaccaacacaatatcatctgcaaacagcatgcaccatggtataccatcttgaagtgaacttgttagttcatccataacgatggcaaaaagaaatgggcttagtgcggaaccttgatgcactccaatcgtaataggaaactcttcagttttcccaacactagtacgtacactcgtgcatactccctcatacatgtcctttatgatgtcaatatatttccgcgaaatgcctttccttatcaaggcccaccaaagtacttcccttggtaccttatcatatgctttctccaagtcaatgaaaaccatatgcaagtctttcttcttatttcgatagtgctccattaattgtctcattagatggatggcttccatagttgatcttcccggcataaagccaaactggttttccgagatcttcaccgtcctccttagcctttgttcaatcactcgctcccaaagtttcatagtgtgactcattaatttgattccccgatagttggcacaatcttggacatcgcctttgttcttatacaaagggattaaggtacttttcctccattctgatggcatcttattgtttctccaaattttgttgaagaacgtcgtcaaccattcgattcctctttctcccaaacatctccaaatctcaatagggatgccatcaggtcctactgctttcttcaacttcatcttacttaatgccattttgacttcacccttttgaattctccgcaggcattcatgatttatcatatcgtgatggatacttatatctccaacatcttgttggcgatctccattaaataagtcatcaaaataggacctccatcgttccttgactCAAAAATGatacgaatatttaaaattattatcatattatCTTATATTTTTACATGCCAGCTTAATTAATAAACGTAATGAAATTTCAATTTTACGAGTAAATACGACACGAAGCACCCATATTTATATACATCATTCttcaaagagaaaataaaattacacGACTTGTAAACACAATGCACCAACCCAACATGATATTAAGAACGttaagctgatcatttgttaacctaataatccaaaaatgacataaataAACTCTTGTATTTTCAAATGTCATCTTTAACATAAGTATATAATAAACCTAAATGTGACCAGAAAACACCAGACAAAATCCACACTGACCCAATTAGGttgacaaaattaaaaaaaaatggatgGATTTAGAATTGATTCATTTGACACTAACCCGATGATTAAGACGAAATGAACCCAATAATTTTCATTCCCAGataaataaacattttaaaAGTATTTATCTTTGGAATGTCTgatatgacagttaaataacgagtatgttatatatatatatatatatatatatatataggttaaATTGATCTTTTTTTATAAACGGAAACCATATATTACGAAATAAACGTAACAAAATCATTCTAAAGACAATATGAAATACAAAGTGGAAAATATTCGATAAAAAATTCCATATCTACGAAAGAGATGGTACCCATGCAGCTAACGAATGTGCAACCGTGTTTGTTTGACAACGCTCAAACACAAACTCGATGTATTCAAAAACTCCGGTCTCAAAGATATATATCACCTATCTATATATTAAATTGATACTACTTGAAAATATTAATAGTAAATTTTTGTCATTTCCTATGTTAAAGATAAATCGATACTTTTCTAAAAGGGATAAAAgccaaatttaatcctaacgtttTAAGCAAAGCCAGATTTAGCCCAAACGTATTAAATGATGtgaatttaaccttaacgtttctaagcaagatcaattttaaccctaTGCTATCGAAAATATGAAATAACCGGTTTGTCAGTAGTTTAACTGTCACATTGGACCTTCCATACAAGTTTGTCAATAAATTGAAGCGATTTCGTAAATTTTTGGTtggtttttttgtaactatattaataacataataaatattttagacattgtgataaaaaaaattgtgattaacttatatgtagtttttagcattttaacagaatttttgtaattttgataGTAATACACTAagtatcttagacataattgatattttgaaagtatgAAGTGACAGTTCAATACCAATCATaccaatttttcaaattttcaataaaGCACCAATAAAATTGACTTTGTTTAGAAACGTTCGcattaaatttgcacaattttataGGATAAGGCTAAATCTATAATTCCCTCAAAATGTTAGGGCTAAATTTAAGGTttatctctctctaaaaacaacttttctaaaaataatcGGGCAAATTTACATCTCATCCCCAAATTAAAAGCAGTGAATTTGATATCTCTTTAAGATTCAAAGTACTGAATTTCATCTCTCTTTAAGATTTGTAGTAGATTCCCTAAGGATTTTCTCActaaaaatatagtattttctAGATTTTATCTAATCCACATTTTGCCATTTTGCATTTAACTGTTTACCCAATCAACTAAACTATcaattacattaaaaaaaaagtgacaACTTTCCTCTTATTATAAATAAGTAGCATCATCACAAACTCAAACATCTCAAATTACACCAATTAGCACAGAAAAATCTTGAGATTGCAGGGAATGGGAAACACAAAGACTCCAATATGTGTGGTTATAGCAACATTGTTAATAGTGGGAACCCTAATCTTGAATGATCAAAAGGTTTCAGCCTCAGGCTTATGTGCAACCCGAATTCCTTCATTAATAACACATTCTGCTAAATTTGTGAAGAAACATGGACCAAAAATTCCTCCATCTGGAGATTGTTGTGTAGCAGTGAAAGCTGTTAATAGGTCTTGTGTTTGCAAGTATGTTACTCCAAAGGTTGAATCTATAATTAGCATGGACAAAGTTGTTTATGTAGCTCGAACTTGTGGTCTTAAAGTTGATTCTGGAACAAAATGTGGAAGTAAGTTTGCTCTTTTCACTTACAATATATAACATAAAACATGTAgagatatttattttaattttaattcttta
The DNA window shown above is from Euphorbia lathyris chromosome 1, ddEupLath1.1, whole genome shotgun sequence and carries:
- the LOC136220225 gene encoding uncharacterized protein, coding for MGNTKTPICVVIATLLIVGTLILNDQKVSASGLCATRIPSLITHSAKFVKKHGPKIPPSGDCCVAVKAVNRSCVCKYVTPKVESIISMDKVVYVARTCGLKVDSGTKCGSYTVPPVVKSS